From Deltaproteobacteria bacterium, a single genomic window includes:
- a CDS encoding DUF1847 domain-containing protein yields the protein MSTALPGCATCPFPWTERACHHDGGRGPENCPIITCAELGTDAQNELQNAAILQLAQQSSIQEASGYADRDLGYARVRPLKPRLWETLEFARRLDYQRLGLVFCVGLRREARLVAQFLENHGLSVVSVVCKVGRVPKTTLGLQDADHIIPGTVETMCNPILQAKIVNAYETQFNIALGLCVGHDSLFFKFAQAPTTVLAVKDRVLGHNPLAALYNLDSYYRYLKGPLL from the coding sequence ATGTCCACTGCCTTGCCTGGTTGCGCTACCTGTCCCTTTCCCTGGACCGAGCGCGCTTGTCATCATGACGGCGGCCGGGGACCGGAAAACTGTCCCATAATCACCTGTGCTGAGCTGGGGACCGATGCCCAGAATGAGTTACAAAATGCAGCAATATTACAGCTGGCGCAGCAATCCTCCATTCAAGAGGCCAGTGGCTATGCTGATCGGGATCTGGGTTATGCCCGGGTGCGGCCCTTAAAGCCGCGCCTTTGGGAGACCCTGGAATTTGCCCGGCGTCTGGATTATCAGAGATTGGGCCTGGTGTTTTGTGTGGGTCTGCGTCGGGAGGCGCGGCTGGTGGCCCAATTTTTGGAGAACCACGGTCTTTCGGTGGTATCAGTGGTCTGCAAAGTGGGACGGGTCCCCAAAACCACCCTGGGATTGCAGGATGCTGATCATATCATCCCGGGAACGGTGGAGACCATGTGCAACCCTATTTTGCAAGCCAAAATCGTAAATGCCTATGAGACCCAATTTAATATTGCACTGGGACTTTGCGTCGGGCATGACTCGCTGTTTTTCAAGTTTGCGCAAGCACCTACCACCGTCTTGGCGGTTAAGGATCGGGTACTAGGACATAATCCCCTGGCGGCGCTCTATAACCTGGATAGCTATTACCGTTATCTCAAAGGCCCTTTGCTTTAA